GTTAGTAAGGAAATAATATGACTTTCAATTTATAGAGTTGCTCATTTGTAAGATGGTTTAAGCTGTGAAGATGCTTTAAGACGCATAAGGGTCACTCTTTTGTGTTCTTGTgaacttagttcagttggtaggacattacattatatatatgtagggttggggttcgaaccctgatcatctcacttatccaccttaaagatGGAGTCTGTAGCCACTAACTACTTGAGAATTATATAtgtagtggtgagggatttgagCAGTACACTATAAGTTCTGTGATCGATCCCCGacacattgtaaacaaaaaaaactaattactAATAttgtcctttttttctttacacATAATATTGTCCATTTTTAAAAAGTTCAttttttgtacccaaaaaagaaaaaaaaatcattttacacGCAtttattaaattctttgtaCATTAACATAACTTCATTAAAAGtttgttgtatttattttttgcttaaataGTAGTAGATCTCAATTATCTTAAGAGATTAACCTCTATAGTTGTATATGGAGAATGCCTTTGTTTAAAAACAATAGGATAccatttaataaaaactttcacttcttgcaattttttattttggtaaaacTACTTGTTGCAATTTAATTGATTGTGAAGTTTCgtattttaagtttatatttttggttttatgtGTCACAGACTCATAGTAGCTTTCTTTGTCACTGCCACCAATAGCATTTCTAGAAACGGTGAAAATGACATTTTATTacagtatttttaaaaaatttataaaatactaattttgttttatgaaatTCACAATGAGAACAGTTAGACAAACACATTCTAACCGAAAAAGCCAAGAAAAAACACATTCTAATCGAGACTTTGAATTCTCTACGGCTGCCAGCTACTACCATTGTAGAGAATAGAGATTGTTAGATTTTATGGTCATATACTATTTTGACGAATGCATTCTGTTATGACTAgttgtttaaatttttatttttatttttttttaaaaaaagaatttatttaaaaatgttgAATATAACTTATTTGCATGCTATAtgttttgtcaagtagcctagtaactgaaaatttcacatttttaaacTGAATAAGTGCAGCGTCCGAAATTCAAACCACAatccatatatataaaatgcgACGTCTCTATAAATTGAGGACATTTGCATGCATTATGTTATGACTTgttgtttaactttttgaaaataattaaaaaggttgAATATAAGTTGTTGCTCTACGCCAAATTATGAAGTTTCAATTAAACTTTCCGTGCAATAGCTACTAATCGAATGGACCAGGTATGGTACAAGATAAGGACAATGATAGTATTTATCTTCAAAGATAATATTACTAATATTCATTCTAAGACactatcaaaaaataaactaaactgaaaaataaaatactactacTTGTAGTAAAACACTATTATTATCATCAAGCTTCAATTAAACACAACACacgaataaaaaaaatcaaggacaTGTTTGACTTTTCTCATGTGAATCCCGAAAAATACTCATAAAGACACGATAATAAACATAAGTAGAAAACGAGGTGAAATTAACCAATAGAaagaacaaaaaacaaaaatggtgTTTTTTGGTTGCAATCTCTGATGGTGTGGCATAGCGTGAGCTCAAACATATCTTCATCCCGTGGAAACAACCTTAACTCAACCACCCAGGTTGTTGTTCCTCAATTCTCTCCAACCTTGTTTTTGTTCTTCCTTAATTACTGCAAAAACAAAGAAAGCTCAAATTGCATGTACTACTTGACCATTTCTCGATTTCCTCAAAATTATTGAACCCCCTATCtaattttccaaaaaattttgaattttgatttttcccATCTGGAAATTAAGTGTTTGGagctttgaaatttttgtagtgtttgaagaagaagagtgaAAATGTGGGGTTTTGGTGGTAGATATTATtggggaagaagaagaaaggttGATTTTGAGAAACAGAATGGGATAGTTGTTGTGTTTGCATGGATGTCAAGTGAGGAAAAGCACTTGATGAGATATGTGGATCTATACTCTTCTCTTGGATGGAATTCACTCATTTGCCACTCTCAATTTCTCAATATGTGAGTTTCTTAACTTATAATTTTGATGTTAATAATGATGATTGATGATCTTTGTAGTAGGTAGATGGTGCTCCTACAACTACCATTTTGAGAAGACAATGTTTTATACCATATTAGTAGTATTGTATTTTACAAACTATTGTTGCATAGATAATTAGTTGTGTTGTCCCTTCGGGGACATCTAATAAAATTGGAACGATACAGATAAGATTAGCATGGCCCTTGCACAAGGATGACACGCACAAATCGAGTAACTAGTAATAAGAGATGAACATGAAGGTTAAatctatggtgcacaagtgagAGAAGTCTTTCACTATGCACAACCTTGTTTTCATCATTGAATCAAATGAGATGTGATGTGACACATTAATTCAATGGTGAGATTTATTGATCCAATGGTGAAAACAAGCTTGTTCTGACGAAATACTTGTCTCACTTGTGCATATTAGACAAAGGCGAAAATGAATTCTATCGGTTAAATTGTTTTGCGTAGTTAGTAAGAAAACTTGAAACTCTATATGAATGAATAATCAGCCTAAGCTACTTAGTATAATGTAGTCTTACAGTCTTGGCTGCTGTATCAGATCCAGGACTAAGAACAATAACAGCAAGAGGATAGTATGCAGAATGTTGTGGAGTTATAAACAACTCTAAAGCTAAATATGAAGCATAAAGGGACTTACTagttactactactactaaaaCGTTATTTCTAATAATGAGTGCTAAATAGATATTTTATGCCAAAAGATTTCGAAGCATAAGAGAATTGGTGAATGGTCATTCTTAGCTAAGCATTACTCCTAAGTCTATTAGTACCTGACATTGTTGTTTACTGGTGCAATTGAATCCTGATAACAATTTTATGGATAAACAAAGTGTTGGGtatcaagtgtgagtggttaaatcCCACATCGACTATATATGgaaagaatgttggatttataagagaggtgacccattaatctaatgccttaaggttttgggtggagatgtggTGTCTCACTCTCTTGTGGTCCTTGAGCATTGACCCAATTGTTTCTCCCGAGCTCCCCCGGACTCCCCAACACAAAGGAGGCGGGGGATGGGTTCCGTCCAGGGTATCTATTTTATGTTTGCTGAAAGAAGTGTTACATATTAGCTTCTTTAAGTGTGATTAACAGTGGACTAGCAATTGTACCTTAGCTTTCTAGCATTTCCTGTTAGCAATCGCAACTTGAAGTCTATCCTTAATTGTTATGAAAAATTACGCTTTAGGAGATTAGACCATCCATGCTGTGATTATTTGCACATCTTAAGACAGGGTTGGTTTATTTCCCTAACATAGACCTTTTTAAAAGGCTTGATCTGATCTTTTGAATAGTATCAGTTGGCTTGAAAGCCTATTTAAAGGCCTAATTTATAGTAAGAAAGACCTTGCCTATCCCCGAATAGGCCATTAGGCCTATGTCTTTTTGTTGGCTGACGGGATTAAGCCTCTAAATATGCAGAAGATTAAGTAGTTAATCAGGACagtgataataataatataatcatataatgcacataattttaaaaaatgtaaagcCGAACATTTTTAGCTAAATTTGCTTAATTTGCTTTTAAGAAATCCTTGGCCTAGCTTATTTAGTAAATAAGTTGAGGCAAGTCAGGAATAGTACAATTATACAAGTTAGCGGTTAGCCATAGGCCCCAACAGGCCACTTGGCTTATTCCCATTCTTATGTATGATGATTATAACATTTATATTATTTGCAGGTTCTTCCCTGATAAAGCCACCATTCTTGCTGTTGATATTCTAAATGAACTCGTTGAGGTACGTTATATTGTAGTCCTTCCATTTGTCGTAGATTAGTCAGCCTGAAGTCAAGTAagctaaaaatattattttccgCATGCTGAAATGGTCTATGATCCTGTATTCCCGTGTTGATATTTCACACGAAATGAGTCTGGACTCTGGATAAGATAAGAAGCATATATCTAACATCTATTCTTGTTTCATATCCCATTGATTAGAAATTTAGAACATGTCTAAAATAGTCTGAAATGAAACTAGCTAGTACAGCTAAGCTATTATAGATTAATTGTTCACTTTTGTACACAACATAATGTGCTGAGTCAGCACATTTTGTTGTGTTGAGTCAGCATATTTTGTTGCTCATTTAAGTATTTCAGTAACACATCAGTTTGAACAGTTTGTCCTGCACAGCTACTATATAAAGCTGTATTTTACCTCACTCTTCTATAGTTTCCATGGTATCTTAAAGACTTCAACTCTATTTTGAAATAAACTGACCATCTATTAAAATTCAATCTgctgtaatatttgtatttgtaaTCTTTTGTCAATTTAGTAAAAAGATTGACCCGTATGTACAAGCTTACAAAAGTACTTTTGTTTTGTCAATATGCAGGTGCTGAAAATTAGGCCTTGTCCCATTGTCTTTGCTTCTTTTTCAGGTGGTGCAAAATCTTGTATGTTAAAGGTTCTACAGGTTTGTTCCAGACTATAGCCTACAttactttgtgtttgttaaCTTTGTTTACACTTTTATCATTGTTTTCCTTTGTAAGATCTCTTATAGCTGATTACCGATtacattgtttttctttgatcCAGATAATTAATGGGAAGAGTGAAACACATAATATGGTATGTTTTCTGCCGCCAGcagtttatatattttacacGGTGATTTAGTTACATTGCATAGTTACTAGTTAGTAATCACATCAATGTCTTAAATCTTAAGTCTTAAAATGTAACTCTTGACTTTTCTCAAATCATGTTGAATCCCCTAGCTTGCCATCCATGCTCCgtaatttattttatcattatttgcCTTTAATTATTTTGCTCAAGTTCTTGCAACATGGACTCaagttttatcttttattatattCTTCACCACTTAACTATTTTCATGGCACAGGATGATTACCAGCTTGTTAAGGACTGTATCTCTGGCTATATTTATGATTCCAGTCCAGTTGATTTTACGAGTGATATGGGGGTTCGATTTATTCTTCACCCATCTGTTTTAAAAGTCTCCCATCCTCCAAGATTTGCTTCATGGATTGCCAATGGCATAGCATCTGGTCTTGATTCCCTTTTCCTCAACAGATTTGAATCACAACGTGCAGAGTATTGGCGAACACTTTACTCCACCACTGTAAGAAGCTAAGAATACACGAGTACATGATATATAATCAACATATTACCTCCATTTTTTCTTAGGTATCTTGAGATATTTGCTTATTAGGTATATTTTTCGGTTGCAGAGTATGCAGGTTCCATATCTTATATTTTGTTCAGAAAATGATGATCTTGCTCCGTTTGAAGTTATTTCAAATTTTTCCCATCGACTAAAAGACCTTGGCGGAGATGTCAAACTTGTAAAGTGGAGTTCCACTCCTCATGTAGGTCAGTATCTTGACTAAATTATGAATAACAACACAGCCACAGGGATAACATGCTTTTTTCAACACCTTATAATTAGGTGAAATTCAGTTGGATCCCTCAAATAGGAGTGAGAGTGAGCCCACATAATTTAGTGGCACCAACACAAGTTTCACCCaaataaatacattttaaaaagtGTGGAATGTTGGCATTTCTCTTGCACGTGAACATTTGGAAGAGACATGCAACTTGCTGATCTTTTCCTTTCCCCGGTGCCCGTCTTTCATACATTCTAAcgaaacaatattcatttatgtACATTCCAACTGAAGTTAGCATTTTACATTTCCTCTGAAGTCTGCAACGTGCAAATTTTaagaacaaaatttaatttttattgtatgcatctacaaataaaaaacaaatgtaTCAAATTCCACTTGACAATGTCAGGTCATTTTCGTCATCATCCGGATGAATATGAAGCTGCTATCACTGAGATCCTTGGCAAGGCAGTTGCAATTTACCGCCACAAAAACAGAATAATCGTAGAAGAGGAGAAACTGGGCATAGATGGAACAAGAGATGAGATCACAAATCGGTTCTCTGAACTGAGGAAAGCAGCCACAACATCAACTAGCTTCCAGGGTTTCGCTGTTGCTCCGAGTGAGAATTTGTCTCCTAGTTCGATGGAGTATTACGACGGTAAAGATGTTGGCTCCGTAACAGATGAACGAAAAGGAAGATTTATTCATCTCCCAAGCCGTCCAAGCATCAATGCTAACGGTGTTCTTGGCCAAATATTATTTGATGTTTGTGTTCCCAAGACAGTAGAGGATTGGGATGTTCGGTCAAATCCAAAAAATGCAGGACTATTATCTGGTACAAGGAGGCATGCTCCTTTCAATCCTATAAAATGCATCCGGCGCTCAAGATTGTAACATTGTCGAATGTTGACGCACAAGTTTCAGGTGGATTTGAAGGTCCatgtttgcttaaaaaaactAAGAGAGATCTTATAGGCCTAGAGATGTAGTAGCACCTGAAATAAGAGGCAGAAGTACTTGTAAATTCCCCTCTCAGCTGTCTTTTTAATTACCGAGTAATGTGATTGAGAAGCTGGCTTTTTCCTGCGTGAATTGTATAGTTACTTCAATGgagataaaatatatattttatgttttgacTGAAATCACTGAGACAAGAATAATGTGGAGTTGTAAATGTAATATCCTTCAAATTAAGTTGACAAGCCTTGTTCACTTAGTAGTCTTAACTTTTGCTTTAGTCCTATGTATGATGAGAGATTATTGAAAAATGtgatttaattctttttttgttagaaaTCTTTTCTATAATTCTATTTGTTGCTAACACATTTTCACCCGAAAGCCAATAAATTGCATTCAACCATATTGACCTGATAGCAGATTCTCGATCATCTCCAACTCATTCTCTCCTGTTGTCCGTTCTATCATCATTTCTCAATCAAAACTGTAAAGGCTCATACAAAGACTCAAAAGAGACAATACTTTGTCAACCAGCGCAATTCTCAATCTAACAATGCGGTTTTTACAAAAGAATTAAATCGTGAGAGTTCATACATGCAAAGATCCAAAACGGACACGTCCAAATGACAGATCACCTCAAACACGATATATTTGGCGACTGTCATAAAAGTTCTACCAGAAACCAAGGACAATATGCCAGTTTGTTGCCTAAACTGTACTCCAAACTAACTAAAACCTAAGTTAGataggaaaaaaacaaaactaaaaatctAAGAATCTACAAACACCATTATTAACAATGCCAACAATTGAGCTACCAATACCAAAAAAGAAGTTAGGTGTAATGGTAACTCTAACGACATAAGCTAGCACTAGTATTTATATTTAGcttgtttgaactttgaagaagacaagcaaataaaaacaattgaaGAAGAATAAGAGAATTTGTTTTGGACCGAGCATCAAGCTCGAGCCTaagagggtgtcgaacacataCGATCCGAGCAATcctccaacggtctgatactcttacgtatcgtaacggccgtaaaccggaatgatgggcatttactgcacatcaaggcctccaagccgttttccggcagccacttgatggccattaatgccatcaagggccttggcccagcgctgggggctatatatatgtgtctCCACTTCATTCACAAAGACGCATTATTTTAGCCAAGAAAACCTTtacacacaaactgacttgagcgtcggagtgcctgcaggtacacaacccccctccgcttcaacaggggtctcaacgctctcaaccaccgtaAACGCCGGCGGAGTCGCAACTcttctggtctacacgatcagtggcgccgtctgtggggaccATAGTTTCCCAGTTTAtccaaaccaaaaactaaaaacttcCTTCAAGCAACCACTTTGCGATCAATGGCTGGCGGAAACAACCACCAAAtcccggagcacgtggcggagaacAACGGAACACCAATGGACTACGCGCCGTACCACCCGCAGGACGGCCAGTTCGTctccgtaacggaagatggccaGGCAGGGCAAGACATGCATGATGAGCCCTACAAtccagaagaaccgcagatccctgtggctaccccgccacaggcgactccggcaATGGCTATTCCCCCGGGTGCTGCCGTGCAGGACATCATGGCTGcgctggtcaatgcaatcaaTCGCCAGTCGGACCTCATCCTGCAGCAAAACCAAAGATTCGAGCAGCAGAACCAAAGGCTCGAATCCCAAAGCCGTCGAATCGACGCAATCGCTGAATCGAGGGTGACGGTGCAAGCCCGCCGAGCTCACCGTTCACCCACACCTGTGAGGAGCAGAACCTTCTCCAGGTCACGCTCACCACCTCGCAGAAGAACCGAGAGGAGGATGAGTCCGAGGAGAAACGAGGAcatatctcgaaactccaccccaCCGAGGAGGCACTCCCCGAGAAGGGATAATCCTCCTCGCCACCAAAGGCACCGATCCCCGGAAGAAAGGGACAGccaccaaggccccctctcccgaagGATCCGGGAACTCCCTCTACCGGTCGGTCTCGAgaaaccaccggcaatggatacctacgatggctcgacagatCCAGACGAGCACATCGAGAATCTGGAggctctcctcgagtacagaaatgtacgaggctctatcaagtgtaagctctttcccacgactctgaggaaaggcgctatggcttggtatAAGAGCTTGGCACCAGGATTCGTAGATTCCTGGTCGGACCTATGTGCCCGCTTCCGGGCCCACTTCACGTCTTTGAAGCGCCATCCAAAAACGGAAGCGACCCTCGAAGCCATTATTCAAGGCGAAACGGAGCCCCTCAGGTCTTATCTGGAGCGCTTCAACAAAGCAGCTGTCGAGGTGAAGGTCGAGGAAAGTATGAAGCTATACCTACTCGACAGGGGACTCCATCAGGACAGCGACTTTGCCAAAGCTGTCGGAATCGAAGAGCCGAAGACGTTGGATGCTTTCTTCGAAAAGGCAAAGAAGTATATCGCCTACGAGGAAAAACAGAAGGCCATAGATTTAAGAAGGCCTAAAAGTCAGGAAAAACCCAGGAACCACGAGAAAGATgaagctggaacctcgcgaagaggCAACGAAAAAGGAAGAGAGGATAGGATCAAGGAGTCCAAACCTCCACGTGGAAAGTTCACAACTTACACTCCactgaatgcgtcaagagatcgcatttttgctgaagtctccgctgcggacttcaagaaggctgggatccacttcccaagacagcagcccatgaaggcaaatactgataggacgaaattttgtcgctatcataaaagTCATGGACACGTCACTGAGGACTGTGTCCATCTAAACAATgccatcgagattctgatacaGAAGGGCTATGCCCGAAGATACGTTCAGAACGGCGAACaagtacaacaacaacaacaacaacaacagcgggagcctcaagaggtcgcaatggccattgatgtCCCCGAGCAAGAAAACAACAGAGGCATCGTCCCTCAGGCCCTTGCCATCTCGGCACCAGAGATCCCACTCCCATCCCCAGGGTCGGATGAGGGAGCGCTCatgaggcatttcaacgcccacctGAATGGCTCATGGGAGAATTTCCCCAAAGCACTGGTGATAACAGGGGGAGGGCTCAACAAAGTCACCCTCGGCTCGGTgaaaagaaaattcgaggagCTGGAGAGTATTTGCTCAGTGACACCCATCACCGTCTCCAAACCCGAGGAAGGCTCCGACccgctggccttctacaaatcagaagttcctgGGGGCTCACCAAACTACCAAATACCACTGCTGGTGAGAGCTCGTATGGCgaacttcgacgtccaccgcatcctcgtagatcaggggagctcgtgcgacgtGATGTATTCAGGGCTCTTCAAAACACTACAGCTGTCGGAGAAGAACTTGATTCCTTATGTAGGACCTGACCTTCAAGGGTTCAACGGGTCGACTACCAAACCCTGGGGATATGTGGACCTCATCGTCACCTTTGGCGAGGAAAGGGCAATGAAATCCGTGAGGACacaattcatggtcgtcgactgtccctcgctgtacaactgcatcatcggcaggactACCTTAGCCGAGCTGTACGCTGTGTCGTCAACCGTTCATCtgaagctgaaatactacacacCGGATGATCAGGTCGCTACCATCAACGGCGACATAGCTGCTGCGAGGAGATGCTTTGAGGCCGCGGCAAAAAATCTGAGCACCGTGGTGACCCCTAAGAAAtctgaacaaaagaaaaatccgggggtaaacactactggaggttccgtcgacatcgatgctcgtctc
This portion of the Trifolium pratense cultivar HEN17-A07 linkage group LG3, ARS_RC_1.1, whole genome shotgun sequence genome encodes:
- the LOC123915710 gene encoding uncharacterized protein LOC123915710; protein product: MWGFGGRYYWGRRRKVDFEKQNGIVVVFAWMSSEEKHLMRYVDLYSSLGWNSLICHSQFLNMFFPDKATILAVDILNELVEVLKIRPCPIVFASFSGGAKSCMLKVLQIINGKSETHNMDDYQLVKDCISGYIYDSSPVDFTSDMGVRFILHPSVLKVSHPPRFASWIANGIASGLDSLFLNRFESQRAEYWRTLYSTTSMQVPYLIFCSENDDLAPFEVISNFSHRLKDLGGDVKLVKWSSTPHVGHFRHHPDEYEAAITEILGKAVAIYRHKNRIIVEEEKLGIDGTRDEITNRFSELRKAATTSTSFQGFAVAPSENLSPSSMEYYDGKDVGSVTDERKGRFIHLPSRPSINANGVLGQILFDVCVPKTVEDWDVRSNPKNAGLLSGTRRHAPFNPIKCIRRSRL